A segment of the Prosthecobacter debontii genome:
GTCTCTTTGGTGACCTCGACAATTGGCACCGGAGCCTCGGGCGAAATCCGCCGGACAGCCCCCCAGATAAAGTGATCCAGCATCACATCGCCAATGACGAGAATGCGGCAGCCCGCCATGCGCTGAATGGCATCACGGGCAGAGTCGAGGGTCAGCATGGGAGCAAAGAAAAAGTTAAGCGCGCCGGGCACGCACTGCGGCAGCCAGGGTATCCAGCATCGTTTCAGTCGCCGCCCAGTTCACACAGGCGTCGGTGATGCTCTGGCCGTAGGTCAGTTCACAGCCAGGTTTGGCATCTTGGCGGCCCTCCACGAGATGACTTTCGATCATCACTCCCGTGATCGCTTTACTGCCTGCCGTCATTTGATCCGCCAGAGACTGGGCGACACCGGGCTGCTTGCGATAGTCCTTGAGGCTGTTGCCATGGCTGCAATCCACCATCACGCTTCCTGGTAAACCGCGAGCCGTGAGTTGATTGACAACCGTCTCGATGGACTGCGCATCGAAATTCGTGCCCGCTTTTCCACCGCGCAGGATCACATGGCAGGCATCATTCCCTCGTGTCTTCACGATCGCTGCCACGCCATCCTTCGTTACCGAAAGGAAGCAGTGCTGGCCTGCGGCGGCTTGGATGGCATCCAAAGCAGTCTGGATGCTGCCATCGGTCCCGTTTTTGAAACCCACCGGCATGGAAAGCCCCGAGGCCAACTGGCGGTGCACCTGACTCTCGGTGGTGCGGGCCCCAATGGCCCCCCAGGCGACAGCATCCGCAATGTATTGCGGCGTGATGACGTCCAGAAACTCCGTCGCTGCCGGCACCTGCATTTTAGCCAGATCGATCAATAAGCTACGGGCTCCCCGCAGACCTGTATTGATGTCATAGCTTTCATTCAGATGCGGGTCATTGATAAAGCCTTTCCAGCCCACCGTGGTGCGCGGCTTTTCAAAATAGACGCGCATGAGGATCTCCAGATCCGCAGCGTATTTTTCACGCGCCTTCACGATGAGATGCCCATACTCCAGGGCGGACTTGCGATCATGGATCGAACAAGGCCCGACGACGACCAGCAAGCGGTCATCCTTCTGCTTCAAAATCGCCTCAGAGCGTCGGCGAGCCTGCTCCACAAAGGCGGCCTCCTCTTCTCCAAGCGGGATGTCATGCATCAGCAACGCTGGCTGAATGAGGGGCAAGATCTCCGCCACGCGGAGGTCATCGGTTGGGTGGGATAGGCTCACAGGACTCGAACAGGTTGGCAAAAAGGGCGCGCAAGGTGAGCCTTTTTGACGAAATCGCAAGCAAGTGAATGCAGGACCCGCATTTGAAGAAGCTGCCGCCCTCGGTCGAGCAACTTGCGCTGCCACCGCTCGCGACTCATGAAAGTTCCGGGTGCAGGTCCACGCGGGGCATCTGGCCATCGTCGGCAATGACGTAGCAAGTATGTCTATTACAGAAATTTAAACAGACCGACACTGCTTTGCAATGGCTTAAATTTTAGAAAACCAAAGCAAATCAGCCTATAGCTCCCGAAGTAGGAGATTAGTCCTTTTTAATCTAGAGTCGCCTTTCAGGCGGTCCGAGGGCTGTCAGTCCCAGCCGCCATCGAAGTCCTGATTGCGACGACCCCGATCCCGTGGCTTCGACTTTTTACCCCCACGATCACGGTCGTCCCAGTCATTGTAGGACGGCTGCGTTTGTGGGCGATGTCCACCACCGTTGCCACCTCGGTCAGGCTTTTTATTGCCGCCTCCGGCATAACCGCCGCCTCCAGCCCCTGAAGTAGGACGAGGGCGCTCTTCTTTCGGACGCGCCTCCACAATTTTCACCGCACGCCCAGCCAAGTTGGTGCCCTCAAGAGCACTCATGGCGGCTTGAGCTTCGGCATCGTTCGGCATATCGACAAAGCCGAACCCACGTGAGCGACCTGTTTCTCGATCCATCACGACCCGGCAGCTACCCACCGTGCCATAAGCAGAGAATTCACTGCGGAGTTCATCATCAGTCACGCTGTAAGCAAGATTACTGACGTATAAGTTCATTGAAGGATGTCGGAATCAGGAAGCCGCCAATTGGGGAAGAATACACAGGAGCTCGACTCATGGCGTCAGGATCGAACTCCCAGTTGCTCCAAAACGGAGACAACAAGCAGAAATTAGGCATTTGAATTTCTTCTGTCAATTCTGGCTCATCGCTCAAAATGACGTGAGCGGCCTTGCCAGAATCTCCAAGCTTTGAAAAATGCAGGATGCAAAACCAAGCCCCTTCTCCCCGTCTCGCCAGCCAAACGGGCGGTCTCCCCTCCGCCGTGAAATGGGCTCAACTCCTCCTGGCCGACCGGCTCCAGCCGGGAGACATCGCTCTGGATGCCACCACGGGGAATGGCCATGACACGCTTTTTCTCAGCTTGTGCATCGGTCCCACCGGGCATGTTTACGGCCTGGATCTTCAAGCCGCCGCGATTGCTGAAACCCAACGCCGTCTGACCGAAGCGGGCCTAACGAGCGAACAATTCACCCTGATTCATGCAGGCCATGAGACGATGCTCGACCACGTCAAGCCGGAACATCAGGGTAAGGTCGCAGGCATCATGTTTAACCTGGGCTACCTGCCCGGCTCGGACAAAACCGTCATTACCCGCACGGAGACCACGCTAGCAGCGATCCAAGCAGCGCTGACCTTACTCAAACCCGGCGGGCTGCTCACCCTCGCCGTCTATCCAGGCCATGAAGGGGGAGCACAGGAGCAAGCCGCCATCACCGCTTGGGCATCGGCGCTGCCGCCGCGGGCGTGGGAAGTTCAGCATCTACGCCCGGTGAACCGTTCAGCGAGTCCTCCTGAGTGCTGGGTGGTCTGGAAAAATCCGCTTTCTCTCGGGAAGTGACTTCATTGAAACTCTGTTCGTAGCCCTCGTGGTTCGGTGCATCCTGTAAAACTGAGGGCCGTGGATGATGACGGCACAACCGAGGGCTTCTCACATCTCACTCCTCTTTCGGAGCATCGCCGATCTGTAGCAAGCCCTGCTCCAAGACTTCCGGCACCGGTTCCACCGCTTTGGCCTTGAGGGTCTTGAGCGTCTCCAGGTCATTCATCAGCGACTCTTTCTCGGCCAATAAGGACTTCACCTCCGTCAAAAGCGTTTCCACTTCCGCAGCTTGGTTTCCCGTGCCTTGGGCCGATGTCGCCGCCTCTTGGGCCTCACTTAAGCGATACTCCAGCTCCGCAATCTTATAACCATCCTCGCGGGCCTTCTTGCGGGCTTCGGCTTCGATGTGGTTAATCTTCGCTTCCAGTTCAAGAATCCGTTTGTCTGTGGATGCGGCAGCGTTCGATTCCGAAGGCTCAGGCAATACCCCCACCGCGCTCATGAACTCTTTCTGAACCATCGCCGCCTTTGCCTCCGCAGCAGCGAGCTGGCGTTGCAATCCGGCGATTCGTGACTCCGCCGTCGTCTGGTAAGAGGTATGCTTCTCTTTGAGCTGGGCGATCTCCTCATCCACGGTCCCCAGTCGAGCTTGATCGGCCGCCAGAGATTGCTCTCGCTCGGCCAATTGACTCACCAGATCTGCCTCGCGTGCGCTTGCCTTTTCTTGATGGGTCGCTAGGGCTTGTTGGGTCTTGTGAAGCTGCTGTTCCAGGTCCTGGGCTCGGTTCTGCGTCACCGTCAGCGTTTGCTCCACCGCGCTCAACCGGCCTCGCTCAGCAGTCAGCGCCACTTCCAGATCGCCAATGCGAGCCTGAGTAGGAGCTAACTGAGCCGCGACCTCGCGCACGGAAGTCAGATCAGCCTCCAAGTCGCTGATGCGCCTGTAAGCATCCGCTTCACGTCTCTGCGCCGCATCCCGGAAAAGTGCGAACCTCTCCTCAACCACCGCTTTCTCAGCACCAGCAGCCTCCAATGCCTTCCTTGCCGCTATTTCCTGCTGGCTCAGCTCAGCCTTCTGAGCCTCAAGCACCGACTGAAACTCGCCCCGCTCCAGCTCGTGCTTGAAGACCAAAGCCCCGATCTTCTTCTGCTGAAGCCACCACGCTAAACCATACCCCAAGGCAGCGGTGAGCACAGAGGCTCCCAAAACCTGAATTTCAGAAGTAAGAGCCATAACCATGGGCGGAATCATCAGATCAGTGAAAACAACATCGCGCGTTTTGTCGAGCACGGATCATGCCGTCCCTAACATCTGACGCAAGCGATGCCTCACTGCGGAGATTATTTTCCGCCTCAAAGTCTGCTTGAGCGGGCCTGTGTCAGCGTCACTGTGAGGTGTGACCGTGACATCCGTCGCTTCCACCATCCATGCAGAAGTCGCCCCTGGCGTCATTCTGGATTCACGCCGTGCCTTGATCCACGTTCGAAAGCGCTGGATGGCTTTGGCTGATGTTCACTACGGCTATGAAGTGCACCGTAGTCGGCAGGGAGCACTACTGCCGAAGTGGGGCATGCAGCAATGCGGGGAGACTCTTTTCTCCCTGATTGACGATTATCAGCCGCAAAGGCTCATCTTAGTCGGAGACATCATGGACGGCAGCTTCTCTGCCGCTGAGACGGGACTGTTTCTCGATCAACTCCGCGAGCGGGTGCCTGAACTCATCTTGGTGGAGGGTAATCATGACCGCCCCGCCCTGCGGCGTGGCTGGTCCCTGATTCGCAGCCATTGCGAAGAAGGCTTCTTTTTTACCCATGGGCATGAAGGCATAGCTCCACCATCCATGGACATCGAGCCAAGATTTTCTCCCTCCAGTCTTATCGCCATCACAGGGCACGAGCATCCTGCGATTTCTCTGACCGATGGAGCAGGACTACGGCTTAAACTCCCGGCTTTGATCCAGCAGCAGTGCAGTCAGCATCGAGAGCATTGGATTTTACCAGCCTTCTCCCCTTGGGCAGCGGGGGGAAGATTTCAGCCTTCCTCGACCGTGCTGGCCACCTGGGCTTGCACCGCCAAACGTGTCTGGAAGATCGTTTGAACGGCGGGCATCAAGAATCAGGAATGAGCTCCATGGCCTGCTCCATCATCTCCCAAGCTCGCCGTTGATCCCCCAATTCTGCATCCAGCAGCGCTAACTCGACTTTCATATAAGCCGGAGCATCAGGAAGCAAAGTCACTCGCTCGGCTGTTGCACGGGCTCCCTTGAGA
Coding sequences within it:
- a CDS encoding RNA recognition motif domain-containing protein, with the translated sequence MNLYVSNLAYSVTDDELRSEFSAYGTVGSCRVVMDRETGRSRGFGFVDMPNDAEAQAAMSALEGTNLAGRAVKIVEARPKEERPRPTSGAGGGGYAGGGNKKPDRGGNGGGHRPQTQPSYNDWDDRDRGGKKSKPRDRGRRNQDFDGGWD
- a CDS encoding 3-deoxy-7-phosphoheptulonate synthase, with the protein product MSLSHPTDDLRVAEILPLIQPALLMHDIPLGEEEAAFVEQARRRSEAILKQKDDRLLVVVGPCSIHDRKSALEYGHLIVKAREKYAADLEILMRVYFEKPRTTVGWKGFINDPHLNESYDINTGLRGARSLLIDLAKMQVPAATEFLDVITPQYIADAVAWGAIGARTTESQVHRQLASGLSMPVGFKNGTDGSIQTALDAIQAAAGQHCFLSVTKDGVAAIVKTRGNDACHVILRGGKAGTNFDAQSIETVVNQLTARGLPGSVMVDCSHGNSLKDYRKQPGVAQSLADQMTAGSKAITGVMIESHLVEGRQDAKPGCELTYGQSITDACVNWAATETMLDTLAAAVRARRA
- a CDS encoding metallophosphoesterase, giving the protein MTSVASTIHAEVAPGVILDSRRALIHVRKRWMALADVHYGYEVHRSRQGALLPKWGMQQCGETLFSLIDDYQPQRLILVGDIMDGSFSAAETGLFLDQLRERVPELILVEGNHDRPALRRGWSLIRSHCEEGFFFTHGHEGIAPPSMDIEPRFSPSSLIAITGHEHPAISLTDGAGLRLKLPALIQQQCSQHREHWILPAFSPWAAGGRFQPSSTVLATWACTAKRVWKIV
- a CDS encoding class I SAM-dependent methyltransferase, whose amino-acid sequence is MQNQAPSPRLASQTGGLPSAVKWAQLLLADRLQPGDIALDATTGNGHDTLFLSLCIGPTGHVYGLDLQAAAIAETQRRLTEAGLTSEQFTLIHAGHETMLDHVKPEHQGKVAGIMFNLGYLPGSDKTVITRTETTLAAIQAALTLLKPGGLLTLAVYPGHEGGAQEQAAITAWASALPPRAWEVQHLRPVNRSASPPECWVVWKNPLSLGK